The following is a genomic window from Parus major isolate Abel chromosome 14, Parus_major1.1, whole genome shotgun sequence.
CTTCCCCTGGGATTCCCCATCTCCTCTGCTGAGAAGGAGCTGCCATAAGCCCAAATTTAGTTCTGACCAGAAATGCAAataactgctatttttttttttccccagagaaaaTTTCATGTTATCCTGAAAATTTTCAATTCTCTGGTGCAGAAATGGGGACAGACAGGCAGCCACCTCCCAAACTGCTGCCTGGTGAGCCCCTGTGCTCCCTCTCCCAGCAtctgcaggcagctccagctgaaaaTTCACCATCCAGATTAGGGACAGGAAACCACATACAGCCACAGTTATTATTTTTGGGTGTAAAAGATTTCCATGTTCCATTCTGCTCCAGTTAGGATGCCTTTCACTCTCTCAGCTTACCACCCAGATTTGTACAAACCATTAacactcagctgctctgggtcaGATCCAGGTTTTTCCAGAAATCATTTCTATCTCCTTTCTTCCAGATTAGTGATAAAAACACCAAGCCCATGTTACCAGCTagcagtgcccagcagtgaTAATCTCCCTGATAACTGCCTTGAGAATGGATCACGTTTATTTAATACCAGCTTTCTTGACACTGTACAATGTCAGCTCTAAATACCGGACTGGATTGACTTTTTTAATACTGGAAAGTGCAGATTTTTACAAGAATATCACCTCTCATAACTCAAATGCTTCTCAGAAGTGTATTACAGCCAGAGAGTCACCTCTCATGTTGgagactgaaataatttctacttGCCAGGAGTTATTTTCCATATAGCCACGTTGGATGGCAGGAATTTATTCCTGGTGCTGAAGTCTTTAATCAATTCAAGCCCGAGCCAGGTTTCTCCCTCTTATCCCTGAGGGGATGCTATCAAGCCAATCAACCTGTAGCTACCAGGTCATCTTATTCCCTTTTGGGAAGAGCAACAACACTATTAAAACACCTTTTAATCATCTGGAATTTCCCCGGGGCTCATCCCAGCACATGGATGGGTGGTGAAATTTCAGCTATAACCACTCCAGAACAGGAAccagaaaagctgtttcctcAGATCTCtgaaaaatttctcttcttttttttttttcctcccccttctttttcttttttctgcctttcttttatttttattttttttttatggaaaccGCTGGAGTGGCAGCCTCGGACTAACGGCAGTGACCGCAGCTTGGATGCTGCAAGTGGAGGGAGAGGCCGCTCCGGCGCTGCAATGTGGAACAAATTAGAGCTCGGAGAGCAAAGGAAATGAGAACGCCCTGGCAGCGGTGGCTTTGACGTGCGCTCCTCGGCTccaaatcctgccctgggctccaaatcctgcccctctgcagaTCCCGTCTCGGCAAACCCAAACCCCTGAGCGGAGCCCCCCACTCTGTTCCCGTCAGGATCAAGTCTCCGCTCCAGAGCCCAGCCTTTCCTTGTGCGAGTTTTATCCATCTAATCTAGGGGCAGACCGGAGGCTGATGATGTCCATGCCTGCCCCGGTGCCGTCTTTAGCCGGATCAGGGTGGGTAAACTCCTTAGCACGTTATTATTAGCAGCAGGCACCCCGCAGCAGCCTGGACCCCGCAGCCCCGGTCCCGCAAACACCAACAGCTTGTCCCAAAGGCATCTACAGCTCCACAAACACTGTAACAGCCTGGGACCTGATTCCACAAGGACAACGGGAGTCCTTTCAGCAGGTTtccttttcttggttttgtttttccctgtaattATTTTGCAGGGAGCCGCCAACGTGCACCAGCTCTCCGGCAATGCCCCAGCGCAAATGCCAGCCCTGTTCCCGGGCAGCTCAATTCACACACCCCAGAAACACTGCacaaaaagcatttgctttctgctgcctcCCGAGCTCCACAGTCTCCGTAGGCTGCCTAATTATAAGATCTtagcaataatttttttcttttttccagtgaTAATTAACTGGTCCTGGAGAGAGCTGAAAATAAGCACTTCCCAAGCAAAGTAGCAAACTCCCCTGAGTTTTCTCTGCTGAAGTTACAGCTCAGCATGAAACTGCTCCAGCTTCACAGGGGCACAGATcacctcagcagctccctggcacgGCCTGGGATGCCACCGCAGCGGCGGGCAGCTGGATACAGGTGAAACGGAGGGATAGCAGCGGGATCCCAGGGGCTGTGCAAGCGGACAAGGATCCCAAGGGACACGCAACGGGGAGAAGGATCCCAAGGGGTCTGGAATGGGGAAAAGGATCCCAGGGAATGTGCAATGGGCAGAAGAAGCCCAAGGGGCATGCGACTGGGAGGGGGATCCCAAGGAGCGTGCAGTGGGGAGACGGATCCTGAGGGGTATGGAATTGGGACGAGGATTCCAAGGAGAGTTCAGTGGGGAGAAGGAGCCCGAGGGGGATGGAACGGGGACGATCCCGAGGGATGTGCGATGGGACACGGATCCCCGGGGACAGGCAGCGTGGGGAAGGCTCCCGGCCATGGGACGGGGACCCTCGGGCGCTGCGGGTCCCGGCACCGCCGGCCGTGCCCGGTGCGGCTCCGCGGGCAGCGCGGGTCTCCCACGGCAACCGGACAAGCCCCGACCTCCGCGCTCCTCCCGCCTCCGCTTCCCAGGGGACGAGAAACAAACGCTCCCGCCCGGCACAGCGAGGGCGTCCGGGGACACAGCGGCGGGGATCTGCCCCCCAGGAAAGGGGGGTCCCTGGGGCAGGGTCCTCCCTCTCCCCCCGCGGCCCCGGTACTCACCGTCGGAGCGGGGCAGGCTCGGCGCGACCCCGGCGCGGCAGCGCCCGGAGCCGCCGGGGCTGGCGGGGACCTCGGGCCGGTCCCGTCCCGCCGGGGCGGAGCGACCGCGGCTGCGGCTCCCCCGTGCGGAAAACACCGGCACCGCCCGCTGCCACCGGAGGGAGCCGGGAACGGGGAAGGGACGGGAATGGGGAAGGGTCAGGATGTAGAAAGGGGTCGGTACTGGGAAAAGTCAGGAATTGGGAAAGGGTCGGGGTGTAGGAAAGGccaggatgtggagctgctggagtgaggcTGTgaagatgctccaagggctggagcacctctcctatggagccaggctgggagagctggaggtgatcaggatggagagagaaggctccagggaaacCTTAGAGCCTCTTCCAGTGGCTAAACGGACtccaagaaagatggagagggactctgcacaggttgcccagagtagctgtggctgccccatccctggaagtgttccaggccaggttggaagtGGCTTTGATCAACTCAGTCTAGAGGAAGGTGttcttgcccatggcaggggttggaacaagatgagctttaaggttcctttcaACCCAAGCCTttctaggattctatgaaaATGGCAGGAGCgagccaggcagggctctgcaggcagcagcacctcagctgcACAGGCTGGCTTTGGCCAAACAGGTTTTATCAAACCAGCTCCAGAGCTGACCTGGAGACTGCTGAGGCTGCACACAGAATGGTGCCTGAAAAGATGAAGGGATGGATCGTTACTGCCCTGGGCAGTTGCTCGAGTTGAGATGGTCACTGatgctctgctttccttggtGAAAATGTCTCCTTTTGGTAAAGGGGTGTTTCCCTGTCCAGGGGTGCTCTGGGTGGGAAAGCAATTCCACCACCCAGACACCCTCTGGGAATGACAGCACCAAAGCAAAGTCAGGAGGCCTCCCAGTCCAGCCCAATTGCCAGCAGCAAAGAAATGATGGGCGAGGTGGAAGTTGTGGGTCAGGTTTTGGGGTGAGTTCAGCTGCCCCTGGAAGCAGGGAACCCTTCCTGGCTTTCTGGGAAAGCCGCTGAGCGTGGCAGCCTGGGGGAATTGAGCCCGGTGTAATTATGGCAGAGGGCAGACAGTGGATGTGCAGaggccagggcaggcagctccagcactgagGTAAATCCTCCCCCTCCGAGAGGAGCCAGTGCCCACGGGAGAGCCtgatgggagctgctgggtgggTTTCCCCTCTGTGGGATCAGCAGTGAGCTGTGCTTACCCTCTGCCCAGTCTGCCACAGATTTTCTCCTCCGTGGCTCTGGCATCCTTCATCCCCCCCAGTGCCCGCCCTGGGGCTCCACACCTCGACTTCTGACTCAGCcacagaggagagggaatggcagggctggagcaggcgTGGAAGGCTCTGTGCTGAAGCTGCTGTGATGAGATGCTGATGAGTCTTTcagccagcacctctgggcaCAGGGGCACCGTCAGCAAActcactgatttatttatttgtttgtttgtttgttcagcAGCCGGCAATGCCATCCCTGCATCAAGGTGAGTCAGTGCTCAGCAtcccagcaccctgcagctGGTTGAGTGGCTCCTCTCCTCACCAGGGAGCAAAACCATGTGGGATGagtcagacagaaaatgagtttatttCCAGATGCTGCAGGGGAACTAATTTTGATTTAACAAGCAGGCAAGAGTGAGGTATCTTGAGTTTTTATTTCAATCCTACTCCACACGAAATAATATCCACTAGCATTATCTTCCTTacatttgtttgtgtttgaCCCGATACTgtgttaaatataaaatactgcttGAACAAGGATGGATGGTGAAAACATGAGATGCTAAAAAGATCCCTCGAGCCCTCCTCCACAAACACCCTGAATGTTATGAGTCATTTAAAATTAGTATAAAATAGAGGACAATCCAAGAACTTGCTCTGTGTCCCCCATGCTTTGCCAGGGGAGGATTTAGGAACAAGAGAAGAGGGGGAGCCTCTCAGTTACAGAGAAGCTCACTCTGCAAATCCGGGCTGAAGGCAGGGTGGCGATGTTCCCCACAGAGCCCAACCATCCATTCCTGCCTGGGCATCTCTCCTGCCCTGGATTTTCAGCGGGAGACTGAGATGAAGCCACCTCAGAAAGGTCCTTCTGGAACCTCCCTGTGCCTCAGGAGCCCTTGGGACAGATTTAGGGCCAAAAGACCACAATGGCAAAACAGTTTCTGAGATAAATCCCTTGGGATGAAGCCCATGGGCAAAACACGTTGGTGGTCCCTgggcatccccagctcctgcctggggacatTTGCCTGTGGCTGGGACTGCTGTTTGCAGGGTCTGACCCCAGGGTGGCTCCCCGTGGGATTTGGTGACAGAGAGGGAGGAGAGCCAGGCACACTAAGCCGAGGTTGTCACCGTGCCCCACGGTGGCTCTGGGAACCTGCTCCCCCAGACTCAGTGAAAATTGAAGCAGGTGTTTGTGAAGCTCTGACTGCCCTCCAAGTGCATCACAGGGTCCTCACACGAGCCCTGTGAGGTAGGTCAGGGTCTTTGCCCCCATTTTTcagatggggaaactgaggcacagagaaggGTAATGACTTGCCAGACAGAAAATACGGCATCTCCCATTCTGGGACCTCTGTATCCCGCTATTCCAACCCCAGATATGCTCCATCAACTGCTGGTTACTCACAGCTTGTCCTTCTCCACCTCTCCATctgcaggaggtggcagggccagggctgggcagaggcagcagcagagtctGGGCTCACACCAGCTCGTTCACCCCCATCCCTAAGACCACCCATCACCCcaagggcagccccagcccaaaAGCTGCTTTGGGGTGCCCTGGGCACTGACCCCCAGCAGCCTCAAGTCAGGCTGGGGTGCTGGGTACAGCTCCCAGAGCCTTTTATAGGAACCTTCTGCCCATGGAAGTGAAAACCCTCCGGATATTTTTGCCATCCTGGCAACCACAGGCAGCACATCAGGAGGGGGTGAGTATCCAGATGCTTCCTCTTTGGTAATTTGCTGCAAAatggcacagccctggagagccAGTCCCGgggtgccacaggctggggggCCCTAagctcttcccagctccctggaaTGCTGCTGGAGAAACAGGAGATGTGGGATGGTGGCAGCAGATCTCCTTCACTTGCCACATCAAGCCAGAAGCTGTGATTAATCAAAGGCCAAAAAGAGGTGATTGATTCTTTTGGGGGCTGATGGGGAAGgtgcaggcacagcccagcacacacCACACCCTccttggctccagcagctctgtcagggTGTTTGGGGGGCAGGATCAGGTGTGGTTTTCCCATTCTGCTGGATGGATGTTCCACGTCTCATTGGCCTGTGGCCATGGTTAGGCATTTTAAAACTGAGCATCACTAGGATCTCTCTGTCCCAGCTCACATCCAGGCTTCGTGTGGATGcattcctgccctgcagcaatCCTGGAAATGCCAGAAATCTTTCCAAAAGTGGAATTAAATCTGATGAGCAGTAGGTTCATCAGCAaaatgggagcagggaagaCAGCTCGCCCCGTGATCCCAGTCCAAGGAGGTTCACTTCCCTCCCTCGAGGAGAAAGGGATGAAATGGAGGGGCTGACCTCCAGTCAGGGAGATGCCAGGAGCcagatcccagctctgctccctgctgaaGGCACACGTGCAGCAgggcctgggagcagggctgtgcttcaGGCTGCCACTGGCACCgaggctggagaggaaaaccAGGGAGAAAATGTCCATGGGGGGATCCCAGGGATGTAGTGAGTTGTGCACTTAATATTGGCTTAGAGAAAGGGTTTCCCAGTGCTCAGGGACTGGGATGCCCTGGAAGAGATTCAAGTTTCAATCTCTTGTAAGGCTTGCTGAGTATGGACCATCCCCTCAAGGACTTGGGAcggagctggcagtgctgacaGGACTTGGGATGATTTAGGAGCCAGTCCGGGTGGTGCAGGGATGTCACCACATCCCTCTCCACCACTGGGTCTCTCCCCTCATCCTGACTCCTCCAGTGCCCTCAGTGGCCCAAACTAAGGACTCCAGTAGCCAAACCCAGGGTGTCATAGCCAGGGGCATGTGGGGCCAAGGTTCCCAGTCCTGTGGGACGCTCGAGAGTGGGTGAGTGAGCGAAGCTCCCAGGGAGTGGTCACTCCCCTATCACCCACAGCCCAGTCAGTCACTGTGTTCTGAAACCTTtgcctaaaaaaataaacagttcccgaggttaaaaaagaaaagcatttaaaatcaaCCTCTGGGCTCTCCTGTCTGTGCGGGAagggcaccagcagctgctgtccatGGGGTGAGGGGGTGCTTTGGGGCGAGCCCACGGTGCAGGCTGTGTCCCCGCTGCCCTCTGTGTCCCCACGTGCCAGGTGGCACCAACAATGTCTTTAAGGCTTCTACCGGGAGGTTTTGGTGTCCAGAGCTCCGGGCTGGTAGAGGTACCTCCAGATGGCGTAGTAGTGGATGCCAGCTCCGATGGCCACGAAGAGGTGCCAGATGGCGTGGGCGAACGGGATGCGGCCGTCGCTTTTGAAGAACACCATGCCCAGGCAGTAGAAGAACCCACCGGCCACCAGCTCCAGGAGGCCGTCCCTGttgggctgggagcaggcaaTGCTCAGTGAGGCCAAGGGGCGTCTGCCCTCTCCCCACCACCCCATTAAGAGCAGAAGGGttgtccagctgcagctctggatttctctgccttctgctacctcctcctctccagcaaGTCAGGAGGGACCCAGCAGGCCCAGGAGAAatggaactagatgatttttaaggtcccttttgAACCAGAtctttctatgattctgtaatcCTACAATTTCCAAACAATGGGGCCCAGGCAGGAGATCTGGGAGAGATGCAGGTGGTGCCTGCTGGGCACCCAAAGAACCTGCAAAACCAAGGTGAGCCACGGGGTACCAGGGATGGCTTTACCCCTCACACAGCCTGGGGACTGCACCAAGCCCCTGGAGACAAACTGTTCTGGGTTTTCATATCCCTCCTGGGGTTTGTCCCTCACGCTGAGCCCGAGTGCTCCCCAGCACTGGCTTACCATGGAAAGGATGACCAAGGCGGGGAAGAAGCCCATGATGACATAGCACACTAGCTCCACCAGCTTGTACCTGCAGCAGACAGAGAGGCAGCttggagcagggacacagggaggtTGAGTTTCACACTCATTATTTCCACAGCAGTGCTAGAGGGGAAGGGGTGGCAGTGCCATCACGGCAGGTCCCATGTCCTCATGTGTGGACTGGCTTGGGACCAGGCACTTGGGACTTTGGGAGACGTTTGGGGcctttggctttttatttgGTGCCACCACGTGGAGGAAGGAACTCACggcagcacatccctgctccgTGTCCCAGGTCCCACACAGCTcggggctggctgcaggcacTCACCGCTCGTGGAAGAAGAAAACGTAGACGGTCCCGATGGATGCCATGATCCAGATGATCCAGCGCATGTGGGAGGCCCAGGGACCCAACTCCCTCAGGTTCAACCTGCAagagccagggctgtggtgaggcagcaccctgggctgggctcacTCCCTCACCCCCATGGCTGTCCCACCAAAGGGTCTTCCCAGCTTGTAACTTCAGCTTCAGGAGGTTGGAATCTACAGGAGGTGAGGGTTTTGTGGAAAGAGGTAAGGTACAGCCTCAAGAAGAAGCAAAGCCAGAGAGGGAAACTCTATTTATTGGAGCCAGGAtgatttttcccct
Proteins encoded in this region:
- the MMD2 gene encoding monocyte to macrophage differentiation factor 2; this translates as MFVSRLLDFQKTRYARFMNHRVPSNCRYQPTEYEHAANCATHAFWILPSILGSSILYILSDDQWETISAWIYGFGLSSLFIVSTIFHTISWKKRHLRTVEHCLHMFDRMVIYFFIAASYAPWLNLRELGPWASHMRWIIWIMASIGTVYVFFFHERYKLVELVCYVIMGFFPALVILSMPNRDGLLELVAGGFFYCLGMVFFKSDGRIPFAHAIWHLFVAIGAGIHYYAIWRYLYQPGALDTKTSR